In Ruminiclostridium papyrosolvens DSM 2782, the following proteins share a genomic window:
- a CDS encoding heavy metal translocating P-type ATPase yields the protein MNRKESLKITGMSCAACAARIEKGLNKLDGVLNANVNFAVEKATVEYDDSLTDSAKFQETIQKLGYGVIEESAKTGNKVELKLSGMSCAACSAKIEKKLNKTEGVVKAAVNLATEKANVEYDPTTVKVSDIIKIVEGLGYGAEMAEEVNKDTEKEQREREIKSLKLSLIVSAVLSTPLVLAMILGMLKLDSPLLSFLHNQYFQLIIATPVQFIIGFRFYKHAYYALKSKSANMDVLISMGTSAAYFFSLYNVFFEEVHKGMMKDLYFEAAAVIITLILLGKYLEAVAKGKTSEAIKKLMGLQAKTARVIRNGTEEDIPIEDVLPGDVVVVRPGEKIPVDGKILEGNSSIDESMLTGESLPVEKKAGDAVIGATINKYGTFRFEATKVGKDTALSQIIKMVEDAQGSKAPIQKIADKVSGIFVPVVVAIALLTFVIWLIVTGDVTKAIVSAVAVLVIACPCSLGLATPTAIMVGTGKGAENGILIKGGEHLEMAYKLNAVVLDKTGTITKGQPEVTDIVVIDTSYNEQEILRLAAITEKSSEHPLGVAIYEHGKQQLGNINDPDRFEAIPGRGVMSVLDGKRIYIGTRKLMSEQGIDMGNVEAAIARLEDEGKTAMLMSIDSQLTALVAVADTLKESSKAAIAELKNIGIDVYMITGDNKRTANAIAKLVGITNVLAEVLPENKAEEVEKLKAQGKIVAMVGDGINDAPALATADIGMAIGTGTDVAIEAADITLMRGDLRTIPAAIRLSRKTMTKIKQNLFWAFFYNIIGIPFAALGLLNPMIAGGAMAFSSVSVVTNSLSLKGYEPMDNRKFDNVEEWQKQEWNTGKKQ from the coding sequence ATGAATAGGAAAGAATCCCTTAAAATCACAGGAATGAGCTGTGCGGCTTGTGCAGCAAGGATTGAAAAGGGTCTGAATAAGCTTGATGGAGTTTTGAATGCAAATGTTAATTTTGCGGTAGAAAAAGCAACTGTTGAATACGATGACAGTTTGACCGATTCAGCAAAATTTCAGGAAACAATCCAAAAACTTGGTTATGGTGTTATAGAGGAAAGCGCAAAAACCGGAAACAAAGTTGAATTGAAGCTTTCCGGCATGTCGTGTGCGGCATGCTCTGCAAAAATTGAGAAAAAGCTTAATAAGACCGAAGGAGTAGTAAAGGCAGCTGTAAACCTTGCCACAGAAAAAGCAAATGTTGAATACGACCCGACTACGGTAAAAGTTTCTGACATAATTAAAATAGTTGAAGGCTTGGGCTATGGAGCGGAGATGGCTGAAGAGGTAAACAAAGATACTGAGAAAGAGCAAAGGGAGAGGGAGATAAAATCCTTGAAGCTTTCTCTGATTGTCTCGGCAGTGCTAAGTACTCCTCTTGTACTCGCCATGATACTGGGAATGCTGAAGCTTGACAGCCCTTTGCTTTCATTTCTTCATAATCAGTATTTTCAGCTGATAATAGCAACTCCTGTACAGTTTATAATCGGTTTCAGATTTTATAAACATGCATATTACGCATTGAAATCAAAAAGCGCTAACATGGATGTATTGATATCAATGGGTACATCAGCTGCATACTTTTTTAGTCTTTACAATGTATTCTTCGAGGAAGTTCATAAAGGCATGATGAAAGACTTGTACTTTGAGGCGGCAGCGGTTATTATTACGCTTATTTTGCTGGGTAAATATCTTGAAGCGGTTGCAAAGGGTAAAACTTCAGAAGCAATAAAAAAGCTTATGGGTTTACAGGCCAAGACGGCCAGAGTAATTAGAAACGGAACTGAAGAAGACATTCCTATAGAAGATGTTCTGCCCGGTGATGTGGTTGTTGTAAGACCGGGAGAAAAAATTCCTGTTGATGGTAAAATATTGGAAGGCAATTCATCCATAGATGAATCAATGCTTACAGGAGAAAGTCTTCCGGTTGAGAAGAAGGCAGGAGATGCTGTAATAGGAGCAACCATCAACAAATACGGGACCTTCCGTTTCGAAGCCACAAAGGTAGGCAAGGATACTGCATTGTCACAAATAATCAAGATGGTTGAAGATGCTCAAGGCTCAAAGGCTCCAATTCAGAAGATTGCCGACAAGGTTTCAGGTATATTTGTTCCTGTAGTAGTGGCAATTGCGTTATTAACCTTTGTAATATGGCTGATTGTAACAGGTGATGTGACAAAGGCAATAGTAAGTGCGGTGGCAGTTCTGGTTATTGCGTGTCCATGTTCCCTGGGGTTGGCAACTCCTACGGCAATAATGGTAGGTACCGGAAAAGGTGCTGAAAACGGAATACTCATAAAAGGCGGAGAACATCTGGAGATGGCATACAAGCTAAACGCCGTAGTTCTTGATAAAACAGGAACAATTACTAAAGGCCAGCCGGAAGTTACCGATATAGTTGTTATAGATACTTCCTATAATGAACAGGAAATATTAAGGCTTGCAGCAATTACAGAAAAAAGTTCAGAACATCCTTTGGGAGTGGCAATTTATGAGCATGGTAAACAACAACTTGGCAATATAAATGACCCTGACAGATTTGAAGCAATACCGGGCAGAGGCGTAATGTCTGTTTTAGACGGCAAAAGAATTTATATTGGTACCAGAAAGCTGATGAGTGAACAGGGTATTGATATGGGAAATGTTGAAGCTGCCATAGCAAGACTTGAAGACGAAGGCAAAACAGCCATGCTGATGTCTATAGACAGCCAACTTACTGCTCTTGTTGCGGTTGCGGACACTTTAAAGGAGAGTTCAAAGGCTGCAATTGCTGAGTTGAAAAATATTGGTATTGACGTATATATGATTACAGGTGACAATAAAAGGACAGCTAATGCTATTGCAAAACTGGTAGGTATAACTAATGTACTGGCGGAGGTACTTCCTGAAAATAAGGCAGAGGAAGTAGAAAAACTAAAGGCACAAGGCAAAATAGTAGCAATGGTTGGGGACGGAATAAATGATGCTCCTGCATTAGCTACTGCAGACATCGGTATGGCAATAGGCACAGGGACGGACGTTGCAATTGAAGCAGCAGATATTACCCTTATGAGGGGGGATTTAAGAACCATTCCGGCTGCCATAAGACTATCAAGAAAAACAATGACCAAAATAAAGCAAAATCTTTTCTGGGCGTTCTTCTACAATATTATAGGCATACCATTTGCTGCACTGGGATTACTCAATCCTATGATTGCTGGCGGTGCAATGGCCTTTAGCTCTGTTTCGGTAGTAACAAATTCATTAAGCTTAAAAGGTTATGAGCCAATGGATAACCGTAAGTTTGATAATGTTGAGGAATGGCAGAAACAAGAGTGGAATACGGGGAAAAAACAATAA
- a CDS encoding C40 family peptidase, giving the protein MKQKITKAIAGCIVTLIFAFAATAVMAATMPAKVVGTSVKMRKSPTTSSSIVTKLTNAKVTVTDYSKGWYKVSYNKKTGWVSSNYVKLQSVKGVINASGVNFRKSAGTSSKVISKLKRSTSVQILDVRKGWNKVKIGSKVGYVSSKFVNISTANTQISRGASAAGFAVIENDGSVTGKLISYARQFEGVRYVYGGASPQTGFDCSGFVGYVYKRFDVSLNRSAQGMYSNGVKVSKGQLRAGDILFFDASSRKESGQIDHAGIYMGGDTFIHASSSNGRVLVQKLSEYRGTYIGAKRVI; this is encoded by the coding sequence ATGAAACAAAAGATTACCAAGGCAATTGCAGGATGTATTGTCACCCTGATTTTTGCATTTGCAGCTACGGCTGTTATGGCTGCAACAATGCCTGCAAAAGTAGTAGGTACAAGCGTAAAAATGAGAAAGTCACCAACAACATCTTCCTCAATTGTAACCAAATTGACAAATGCAAAAGTAACTGTTACAGACTATTCAAAAGGCTGGTACAAGGTTTCATATAACAAGAAAACCGGCTGGGTTAGCAGTAACTATGTTAAATTGCAGTCTGTAAAAGGAGTTATCAATGCAAGTGGTGTAAATTTCAGGAAAAGTGCCGGAACTTCAAGTAAGGTTATAAGCAAGCTTAAAAGAAGTACTTCCGTACAGATTCTTGATGTCCGAAAGGGTTGGAACAAGGTTAAGATAGGCTCAAAGGTGGGCTATGTATCATCCAAATTTGTGAATATATCAACTGCCAACACACAAATTTCCAGAGGTGCATCAGCAGCCGGATTTGCTGTCATTGAGAATGATGGCTCAGTAACCGGTAAACTCATTTCTTATGCCCGTCAATTTGAAGGGGTCAGATATGTTTATGGCGGGGCAAGCCCACAGACAGGTTTTGATTGTTCTGGTTTTGTAGGCTATGTATACAAAAGGTTTGATGTCAGTCTTAACAGGTCTGCACAAGGTATGTATTCTAATGGAGTTAAGGTATCAAAGGGCCAGCTGAGAGCAGGAGATATCTTATTTTTTGATGCTTCAAGCAGAAAAGAATCAGGACAAATAGACCACGCAGGAATTTATATGGGTGGGGATACCTTTATTCATGCATCTTCGTCAAACGGCAGAGTCCTTGTACAAAAGCTGTCTGAATACAGGGGTACTTATATTGGAGCAAAAAGAGTAATTTAG
- a CDS encoding glycoside hydrolase family 11 protein, protein MRKKLMKALTLGLSIVCCTFALNVQAVTPLTITDTKTGTFDGYDYELWKDSGTTSMTLNGGGKFSCQWSNINNALFRTGKKYDETKTHQQLGTITLDYAANYQPSGNSYLAVYGWTVDPLVEYYIIDSWGNWRPPGATSKGQITVDGATYDVYETTRVNQPSIKGNTTFQQYWSVRTSKRTSGTISVSEHFKAWEKMGMKMGKMYEISLVVEGYQSSGRADITAMSLNVGGGNQPVVKGDLNGDGSVNSLDFAALKSHLIGATKLSGAALSNADVNGDSQVDSLDLATMKKYLLGIITTF, encoded by the coding sequence ATGAGAAAGAAATTAATGAAAGCCCTGACTTTAGGCTTATCAATCGTGTGTTGTACCTTTGCTCTGAATGTGCAGGCGGTAACACCATTAACGATTACCGATACTAAAACGGGAACCTTTGACGGATACGACTATGAGTTGTGGAAGGATAGTGGTACTACCAGTATGACGTTAAACGGTGGCGGTAAGTTCAGTTGCCAGTGGAGTAATATCAATAATGCATTATTCCGTACCGGTAAAAAGTATGATGAGACCAAGACGCATCAGCAACTTGGAACCATCACATTGGACTATGCAGCAAACTATCAACCATCAGGAAATTCATACTTGGCCGTCTATGGTTGGACTGTCGACCCACTTGTAGAGTATTACATTATTGATAGTTGGGGCAATTGGAGGCCACCGGGAGCTACGTCAAAGGGACAAATAACTGTTGATGGTGCTACATATGACGTATATGAGACTACTCGTGTAAACCAACCTTCAATCAAAGGTAATACAACTTTTCAGCAGTATTGGAGTGTTAGGACATCGAAACGTACAAGCGGAACAATATCCGTAAGTGAACACTTCAAAGCATGGGAAAAGATGGGTATGAAAATGGGTAAGATGTATGAAATCTCACTCGTTGTAGAAGGGTATCAAAGCAGTGGCAGAGCGGACATTACTGCAATGTCACTTAATGTTGGGGGCGGAAATCAGCCTGTGGTAAAGGGTGATTTAAATGGTGACGGAAGTGTTAATTCTTTAGACTTTGCAGCATTAAAATCACATTTAATAGGAGCTACAAAACTTTCTGGTGCAGCTCTTTCTAATGCTGACGTTAACGGGGACAGTCAAGTAGACTCTCTTGATCTTGCAACTATGAAAAAGTACTTATTAGGTATAATAACTACTTTCTAA
- a CDS encoding pyridoxamine 5'-phosphate oxidase family protein, with the protein MDYSKAVSYWVEKEKNAVRMDRNELLTRVEKFIMTHNTCALATGFSDFVRCTPIEYNYKDGRFWLLSEGGLKFRGLEGNKNVCLAIYDEYTGFDKLGGMQVNGVAEIVEPGTNEYMELLALKNISAQKLKQLPTTLYLIKVTPTSIDFVCSEIHRLGFDTRQHLCFSDSHD; encoded by the coding sequence ATGGACTATAGTAAGGCGGTCTCCTATTGGGTTGAAAAAGAGAAAAATGCGGTTAGGATGGACCGCAACGAACTTTTGACAAGGGTAGAGAAATTTATTATGACACATAATACTTGCGCCTTGGCCACAGGCTTCAGTGATTTTGTCCGTTGTACACCAATTGAGTACAACTACAAAGACGGGAGATTCTGGCTACTTTCTGAGGGTGGCCTGAAATTTAGAGGGCTGGAGGGAAATAAAAATGTCTGCCTCGCCATCTACGATGAATATACCGGCTTCGACAAATTGGGAGGGATGCAGGTCAACGGTGTAGCAGAGATTGTGGAACCCGGGACAAATGAATACATGGAGCTATTGGCCTTGAAGAATATTTCCGCTCAGAAACTGAAACAGTTGCCTACCACCTTGTACCTCATTAAGGTAACACCAACCAGCATTGACTTTGTATGTTCAGAGATTCATAGATTAGGCTTTGATACCAGACAACATTTGTGTTTTTCCGATAGTCATGATTAG
- a CDS encoding peptidylprolyl isomerase, whose amino-acid sequence MYRKFVSALVAVALVLTAMIPAGNTFAAATTKTATPETYVAKVGTDNISKEDYNIFLKDAISMIQSYFNSYNVDWNANINNMKASDYAKKLALDNVVDFKIQLSKAKAAKTALTKKETDDFNTNMNSYLNSLAATTAEQEKIIKNETGFTLSQFKSFYNNVSIVRKFSSQTQSSYKTTDTELKKFYDSNKDKFYKVIVGHILFLSNDENNQSTPQKDAEAKKKAEDTLKKVNEPNCDFAALVKELSEDPGSVEKGGKYTVMKNHQYVPEFENWAVDSSRKVGDTGIVKTSYGYHVMKLMKVYSFTQLKDDIKSGYISKRYDDDLNAWRKDKKYKLVKNESVFNAIKVP is encoded by the coding sequence ATGTACAGAAAGTTTGTAAGTGCACTTGTTGCGGTTGCATTAGTATTAACGGCAATGATACCTGCCGGAAATACTTTTGCAGCGGCAACTACAAAGACAGCCACTCCGGAAACATATGTGGCAAAAGTAGGAACCGATAATATATCAAAGGAAGACTACAACATTTTTCTTAAAGATGCCATTTCAATGATTCAAAGCTATTTTAATTCCTATAATGTTGATTGGAATGCAAATATTAACAATATGAAAGCATCTGACTACGCAAAAAAATTGGCTCTTGATAACGTAGTAGATTTCAAAATTCAGCTTTCAAAGGCAAAAGCTGCCAAAACGGCCTTAACTAAAAAAGAAACAGATGATTTCAACACAAACATGAATTCATATCTTAATTCTCTGGCCGCAACAACTGCAGAACAAGAAAAGATTATTAAGAATGAAACAGGCTTTACCCTATCTCAATTCAAGAGTTTTTATAACAACGTGTCTATTGTAAGAAAATTCTCTTCTCAAACACAAAGTAGTTACAAAACTACAGATACTGAGCTCAAGAAATTTTATGATAGCAACAAAGATAAGTTTTACAAGGTAATTGTAGGACATATACTGTTCCTGAGTAACGACGAAAACAATCAGTCCACTCCCCAAAAAGATGCAGAAGCAAAGAAAAAAGCAGAAGACACCTTAAAAAAAGTAAATGAACCTAATTGTGATTTTGCAGCACTGGTAAAAGAGCTTTCTGAAGATCCCGGTTCTGTTGAAAAAGGCGGAAAATACACAGTAATGAAAAACCACCAGTATGTACCGGAATTTGAAAACTGGGCAGTAGATTCGTCAAGGAAAGTGGGAGATACGGGTATTGTTAAAACCTCCTATGGCTATCATGTAATGAAGCTGATGAAAGTCTACTCTTTTACACAGTTAAAAGATGATATAAAGAGTGGTTATATTTCTAAGAGATATGATGATGATTTAAACGCTTGGAGAAAAGATAAGAAATATAAACTCGTAAAAAATGAATCAGTTTTCAACGCAATAAAGGTTCCCTAA
- a CDS encoding glycosyl hydrolase translates to MDKKCFLKVFLTLALTALMPLVSVVNVPANAMTAEGVKYEFENGVQNNAEIHTDYVGKTDDGLIFDLSGATCSYVGQRGTSTSVNVDIEQAGLYELVVRYAQPFDKTKKIQYLNVNDSNQGEVSFPYTLNWKEMSAGIVKLNKGTNNIEFEGYWGYTFFDYLIVKPADESITSLKVDKKLVNPNATKETKALMSYLVDVYGKKIISGQQEICGSHNYEGSESDFAYIKEKTGKMPALRGFDFMNFRGNGLLWDDLCAERVIDWYKNKGGIPTVCWHWFSPGNIGKKADNSFYTESTTFSISKALTSGTAENTALLNDIEFMAGKFKQLQEADVPVLFRPLHEAEGGWFWWGAEGPENCVKLYRLLYEKFTNEYHLNNIIWVWTSYTYDTSSKWYPGDDVVDILGYDKYNAKDGLPNGSAISSTFYNMIKLTNGKKLVTMSENDTIPQVSNLTNEMAGWLYFCPWYGWYLTGEQNNPVDWLKQMYTSDYCITLDELPDLETYPFPSGGDTPTITYGDLNGDNLIDAIDLALLKKCILDNNQSIKSADVDGNGSVDAIDFVYMKKFLTGEISSFPASGK, encoded by the coding sequence CTGGATAAAAAATGCTTTTTAAAGGTTTTCTTAACATTGGCATTGACAGCACTGATGCCATTAGTGTCAGTTGTAAATGTTCCTGCAAATGCCATGACAGCAGAAGGTGTAAAGTATGAATTTGAAAACGGTGTCCAGAACAATGCTGAAATTCATACTGACTATGTTGGGAAGACCGATGACGGCCTGATATTTGACCTAAGCGGTGCAACTTGCAGCTACGTTGGACAAAGGGGGACAAGTACTTCTGTTAATGTTGACATTGAACAGGCAGGACTTTACGAATTGGTTGTACGATATGCACAGCCATTTGATAAGACCAAAAAGATACAGTATCTCAATGTCAATGATTCCAATCAAGGAGAGGTTAGCTTTCCGTACACTCTCAACTGGAAGGAAATGTCCGCAGGAATTGTAAAGCTCAATAAGGGTACTAACAATATTGAATTTGAAGGCTACTGGGGATACACTTTTTTTGACTACCTTATTGTTAAGCCCGCAGATGAAAGTATTACTTCACTGAAAGTCGATAAAAAGCTTGTGAACCCTAATGCTACCAAAGAAACAAAAGCACTTATGAGCTACTTGGTTGACGTGTATGGAAAGAAAATTATTTCAGGTCAGCAGGAAATTTGCGGGTCTCATAACTATGAAGGCTCAGAGTCAGACTTTGCCTATATTAAGGAAAAAACAGGCAAGATGCCTGCATTAAGAGGTTTTGATTTTATGAACTTCAGAGGAAACGGCTTGTTATGGGATGATCTTTGTGCGGAACGTGTCATTGACTGGTACAAAAATAAAGGTGGTATACCAACAGTTTGCTGGCATTGGTTTTCGCCCGGAAATATCGGCAAAAAAGCTGATAACAGCTTCTATACAGAAAGCACAACCTTCAGTATATCAAAGGCTTTGACATCCGGAACTGCCGAAAACACCGCACTGCTTAATGATATTGAATTTATGGCAGGAAAATTCAAACAGCTACAGGAGGCAGATGTTCCTGTACTTTTCAGGCCACTCCATGAAGCAGAAGGAGGATGGTTCTGGTGGGGGGCCGAAGGCCCTGAGAATTGTGTAAAGCTATATAGGCTGTTATACGAGAAATTTACAAATGAATACCACTTAAACAATATCATATGGGTATGGACTTCCTATACATATGACACATCTTCAAAATGGTATCCCGGTGATGATGTTGTTGATATTCTTGGCTATGACAAATACAATGCCAAGGATGGACTGCCAAACGGAAGTGCTATTTCTTCAACCTTCTATAATATGATTAAACTCACAAACGGTAAGAAGCTTGTTACAATGAGTGAAAACGATACAATTCCGCAGGTTTCAAACCTTACAAATGAGATGGCCGGATGGCTATATTTCTGCCCTTGGTACGGATGGTATCTTACGGGAGAGCAGAATAATCCGGTTGATTGGCTAAAACAGATGTATACCAGCGATTATTGTATTACACTGGACGAACTTCCCGATCTTGAAACCTACCCATTCCCATCTGGCGGGGATACTCCTACAATCACGTACGGTGATTTGAATGGAGATAACCTAATCGATGCAATTGATCTCGCTTTACTAAAAAAATGTATATTAGACAACAATCAGAGTATAAAGTCAGCAGATGTTGACGGTAACGGTTCTGTAGACGCTATAGATTTCGTATATATGAAGAAATTTCTGACAGGTGAAATTTCCAGCTTTCCAGCCAGTGGAAAGTAA
- a CDS encoding glycoside hydrolase family 9 protein: MKKGLIFKVARASVMSVVVLAMLLTSFTVMNVSAASTDYNYAKLLQYSQYFYDANMCGTEVSEKNQYTWRNDCHTYDAKLPLDSKNTNMTDSFISQNKSVLDPDGDGTVDVSGGFHDAGDHVKFGMPEAYSGSTLGWGFYEFKDQYVTTGQDSHIKTILRYFNDYFMRSTFLDSTGKAIAFCYQVGDGDVDHAYWQAPEVDEMFRRGWFATDEMPSTDCVAAAAASLAVNYMNFKDEDPAYAEKSLKYAKALFQFAERCPSKSVNIDGPKGYYGSSKWQDDYCWAASWLYLATKDDHYLDETLKNFDYYAPSCWTHCWNDVWAGTACIIAEINDSIDKNGQVLEDRYKKLTNKSSYEEIDFWSQIAKLADGWMSGKNVTVSPGGYAFLNQWGSARYNTATQLLALVYDKNHGDKASKYSQWAKSQMDYLLGNNPLNRCYVVGYGDNSVKYPHHRASSGYATAEGTGPQKYVLYGALVGGPDASDQHKDITSDYVYNEVTIDYNAAFVGASAGIYRYFGNSAMQVTPNFPPPPKEDDPDDPSGSKYWVEGFCVDVAQSDGPKATEVTLYVKSDVSKTSKNISVRYYFDSTGMTSLDPNKIEMRQLYDQTAAETDYAAEISGPHLYKDKIYYIEVKWPGYVIANSNKKYQFAIGTYAWQNNWNPTDDWSHKGLKVVEDSWKGTPEKTDNICVYDNGVLVGGTEPDGTTPGGNNPEPTIKLGDINNDKSIDSLDLTLMKMHILGVKILEGNELKAADMDASGDVDSIDYAKLKKIILTQAD; the protein is encoded by the coding sequence ATGAAAAAAGGATTGATTTTTAAGGTAGCAAGAGCTTCTGTAATGAGCGTTGTTGTCCTTGCAATGCTGCTAACTTCATTCACTGTTATGAATGTAAGTGCAGCAAGTACAGACTATAATTATGCTAAACTACTACAGTACTCACAGTATTTTTACGATGCAAATATGTGTGGTACCGAAGTTAGCGAAAAAAACCAATACACTTGGAGAAATGACTGTCATACTTATGATGCAAAACTACCGCTAGATTCAAAAAATACAAATATGACAGATAGCTTTATCAGCCAAAATAAGAGTGTGCTAGATCCTGATGGAGACGGAACGGTAGATGTTTCCGGTGGTTTTCATGATGCAGGTGACCACGTAAAATTCGGTATGCCTGAAGCGTACTCAGGTTCAACTCTTGGATGGGGATTTTATGAATTCAAAGATCAATATGTTACAACCGGACAAGACAGTCATATAAAAACAATATTAAGATATTTCAATGATTACTTTATGAGAAGTACTTTCCTTGACTCAACCGGTAAGGCTATAGCATTCTGCTATCAGGTTGGAGACGGAGATGTAGACCACGCATACTGGCAAGCACCTGAAGTTGATGAAATGTTCAGAAGAGGCTGGTTTGCAACTGATGAAATGCCTTCAACTGATTGTGTGGCAGCAGCAGCAGCTTCACTTGCAGTCAATTACATGAATTTTAAGGACGAGGACCCTGCATATGCAGAAAAATCACTTAAATATGCAAAAGCCTTATTTCAATTTGCAGAAAGATGTCCTAGCAAATCAGTAAACATTGATGGACCTAAAGGTTATTACGGATCCTCCAAATGGCAGGATGATTACTGCTGGGCTGCATCATGGCTGTATTTAGCAACAAAGGATGACCATTACCTTGACGAAACACTAAAGAATTTTGATTACTATGCACCTTCATGCTGGACACATTGCTGGAACGATGTTTGGGCAGGTACAGCATGTATTATTGCTGAAATAAATGATTCAATTGATAAAAACGGACAAGTATTGGAAGATAGATACAAAAAATTAACAAATAAAAGTTCATATGAAGAGATTGATTTCTGGAGTCAGATTGCAAAGTTAGCAGATGGCTGGATGTCGGGTAAAAATGTTACAGTATCACCTGGCGGTTACGCTTTTCTGAATCAATGGGGTTCTGCGAGATACAATACAGCTACTCAGCTGTTAGCACTTGTTTATGATAAGAATCACGGGGATAAAGCATCAAAGTACAGCCAATGGGCTAAATCACAGATGGATTACCTTTTAGGTAACAATCCGTTAAACCGCTGCTACGTAGTGGGATATGGAGACAATTCAGTAAAATATCCTCATCACAGAGCTTCATCAGGGTATGCTACTGCAGAAGGAACAGGTCCTCAAAAATATGTTCTTTACGGTGCATTAGTTGGTGGACCTGATGCCAGCGACCAACATAAGGATATTACTTCAGACTACGTGTATAATGAAGTAACAATAGACTACAACGCTGCATTTGTTGGAGCTAGTGCCGGTATTTACAGATACTTTGGAAACTCAGCTATGCAGGTTACCCCTAACTTCCCACCACCTCCAAAAGAAGACGATCCTGATGACCCTTCCGGTTCAAAATATTGGGTAGAAGGTTTCTGTGTTGATGTAGCTCAATCAGACGGACCAAAAGCAACCGAAGTTACACTGTATGTAAAATCTGATGTTTCAAAAACCTCGAAAAATATTTCTGTAAGATATTATTTTGATTCTACAGGAATGACATCCCTTGACCCAAATAAAATAGAAATGAGACAGTTGTATGACCAAACAGCTGCTGAAACAGATTATGCAGCTGAGATATCAGGGCCACACCTCTATAAAGATAAAATCTATTATATAGAAGTAAAATGGCCGGGTTATGTAATTGCAAATTCCAACAAGAAATACCAGTTTGCAATAGGTACATACGCTTGGCAAAATAACTGGAATCCTACTGATGACTGGAGTCATAAGGGATTGAAGGTTGTTGAGGACAGCTGGAAAGGAACACCTGAAAAGACAGACAATATCTGTGTTTATGACAATGGCGTTCTAGTTGGCGGTACAGAGCCTGATGGAACTACACCGGGCGGAAATAATCCTGAACCGACAATTAAATTGGGTGACATAAACAACGATAAATCAATTGATTCGTTGGACTTAACATTGATGAAAATGCACATATTAGGTGTCAAAATTCTTGAAGGAAATGAGCTTAAGGCAGCTGATATGGATGCCAGCGGCGATGTAGATTCTATTGATTATGCTAAGTTGAAGAAAATTATATTGACACAGGCAGACTAA